A genomic region of Pelodiscus sinensis isolate JC-2024 chromosome 17, ASM4963464v1, whole genome shotgun sequence contains the following coding sequences:
- the PCBD2 gene encoding pterin-4-alpha-carbinolamine dehydratase 2 isoform X1 has translation MTFAEELDPEPSFEPLAQAAALLPLPLKLFMERRVWRLDTSSDWCDWLVMQQWDDDQWLRNFRMQKTTFQELCAWLTPALQHQDTHLRPAIPLEKRVAIVLWKLATLDRYRSMGHGKVYRRGRLDGGGDGHQFRAAPQDCLPQRPAYHLGQICGAGFSETEVEHSTGLTSRSVHCPIEQHSTLIERATFQ, from the exons ATGACGTTTGCAGAAGAGCTGGATcctgagcccagctttgagcccctcgctcaggctgcagccctgctgcccttgcccctgaAATTATTCatggagaggcgagtttggaggctggacaccagttccgactggtgtgACTGGCTAGTTATGCAGCAGTGGGATGACGACCAGTGGCTCCGAAACTTCCGGATGCAGAAgaccaccttccaggagctctgtgcttggctcacccctgccctgcaacaccaggacacccacttgcggcctgccatcccccttgAGAAGCGCGTCGCTATTGTGCTGTGGAAACTGGCCACCCTTGACCGCTACCGCTCCATGGGGCATGGGAAGGTCTAtcgtcggggccgtcttgatggag GCGGTGACGGCCATCAGTTTcgagctgctccacaggactgTCTGCCTCAGAGACCTGCCTACCATCTTGGACAGATTTGCGGGGCTGGGTTTTCTGAAACTGAAGTGGAGCACTCGACGGGACTCACATCCCGatccgtgcactgccccatcgagcagcatagtacattaatagaaagggctacttttcagtga